The nucleotide sequence CCCGCGCAGCCGCAAATTCGCAGCGGCATGGCGTGAGACGCTGCGGGTCAGCGAGCCCCGAAAACCTGCGTCCAATGCTGACCGGGCTCGTATCCCACGCCGATCTCCGTGAACGAGGACCGCATGATGTTGGCGCAATGCCCGTCGCTGCCCATCCAGCCGGCAACGACCTGTTCCGGCGTCGCATACCCGTAGGCGATATTTTCCCCCCAGGTGCGCGGCTGGTAGCCCGTCGGTGCGATGCGTTCCGCCGGTCCGTCGCCGTCGGGATTGGTGTGGTCGAAGAACCCGCGCGTGGCCATATCCAGGGAGTGCAATCGTGCGGCGCAGCGCAGAGCGGCGTTCATGGTCAGCGGAGCAGCAGGCTCGAACGTCCCGGCCGACCCGCAGTCGGCCCCGGCCGCGCGCCGCTCGTTCACCAGCGAAAGCACCTCCTCCTCGAACGTCGCGAAATCGGGTTCCCAGTCGGCAACACCGTCGCAATACGCAATGTCCGGCACGTCGGCATCCACGCTGCCGCCCTGTGTGTCCGGTGGATCAGTCGGATCGGTGGTATCGATATCGCCACCGGCCGGATCGGGCGCGCCCGACGGAATCGATAGAGGCACGCACGCGCCGACCAGCGCCATACACAATCCCAGAGTCAATCCCGTCCAAGTCCGCATGCTCGAAAGCACTTTCCGAGAGAGCATCCGCCTACCCCCGCATCGTGAGAACGCGCGCAACCCACTCGGCAGCGCTTTCGAGTTCTATCGACGGGCGGCCACCCCAACCTTGCCGGGCGAACGGCGGATGAGGCAACGCGGTATTCGTGGAGATTGCGGCTGCGAATAGGGACCGATAAGGCAATTCGCGGGCAGAGCGCGCAAGAAAACGGCCGACGCATCCGCCGGCCGTCTCAATCACGATTAGGATCTGCTGAAAGTGCCGCCTCGCCGAATGGTCCGTTGCTACGGCCACGGCGCCAGCGGCGGATCGCCGTTCACGAAATAGAGCTGCACGCGAACATCACCGGGATAGTCATTCACCAGGGTGATGAACGTGTTCTGTTGCAGGTTGCCGAAGAAGTCCCAGCGAAGCTCGACGTTGGGGATCACCAGCAGACTGCCTTTTTCCGTCGCAGACAGCCGCTCCGGCCCCGTGCTCGCGAGAGGGCTGGAACCTTCGTCCGCGGTGCGCTCCGGGGGCAGGCCGCGCGTATCGTATTGAATCGTCGCGCTCTGCTCACCCACGCCGGCCAGGTTCATACCCGCCGCACCATTCGCACGCCCGCCCTGGAAGGTCAGTTCCTTGGAGACCACGCCGAGCAGCGGTGTGTCCGTACTGCCCGAGCACACCTCGCTGGCTTGCCCCTCGATTCGCGCCCGCCCCTTGTCCGTCTGGAGATTCTGCCGGAGGAAATGGTTTGGCGGATCATAGAGAGAAAGCAGCGTCTGGTCCCAGCACGTCACGCAGCGCTCCGTACCCGAGAACTTGAACTCGTTCATGTTCCAGATGTCGAACCGCGCTTTGGTCGTAACCGGACCGTTGCCGTCCTGACGCAGGTCGATGTCCAGCGGCATGAGCGTCAAGTCCATATCACGAACAATCGCACCAATACCACCCGAGGAAAGCAGGGTTCCCGGCGCATAGAAGTCCAGCAGCAGTTCGTTGAAGCCGGCGTCGTATGCTCGCCCGTCCATGGCGATTTCGCCCGGCGTCCCGACCGGCAGGCCGTGGTCCACGCTGTGTGCCTGGAACGCAAAGGCGTTGTATTCCCACGCCGCGCCTTGGACGTAATTCACCACGGTCGCCGTGGCCGAGAGATGATTCCAGCGAATCTGCTTGTACTCGTTGTCCACCGCCCAGGCCACAATGTACCCGCGCATCACCCGGTCGGACGTGCCCTCAGGATCGGGACGACCCGGCGGATCACCGGGGTCCAGCGCCGGAAACGGCGGAGGTCCATTCAACGCCGACCAGTAAATCGACTGATGCCCCGTCAGCGTCAGCGACAGGTCCGCCCAGTTCCACCCGAGGTGTCCGCGCTCCGCGAAATCGCACGCGATCTCAACGGGAATCGTGCCGAGAATGTTCCCGTTGCACTGATCGCGGAAATTCAAGTCGAACGATCCGCCTTCGAAGATACCCTCGCTCAGGAGCGTCACATCGAAGCAAACCGTCTGATTCGGACCCGCACCCGGGAACACCGGCGGAAAGGTCCCGATGGTCAGATTAGGTAGCGGCGGATCGGCCGTGAGCACCACGTCCACCGGCGTCGTCGCGCTGACCGAAACGGCTTCCACGATCGCTTGTGCGATCGGCTCCGCCCCACCGAACACATCAAAAACCAGCGGAACGCCCATCTCGTCCACGGCACCCGTCAGCCTCGCCAGCGCGGAAAGGAAAACGCACGGATCAGGACTCGGCCCCGGATCGGCGGTCGGCTGCCCGTTCGGTGCCAACCCGATGACACGAATGCCCTTCGCGTTCAGCGCCGACACGGCCATTGGAATCGTCGCCGCACCCAGTGGCGCGACCGCGTCGAGAATCGTGTTGTTGGTCGCCGACTTGGCATCAGCAACGTAACCGAAGCGGGCGATGCCCGGCTCCACGGTGTAGCACGCGAAGGCCGAAGCCGGCTCGGTGCTGCAGTTCCCCATGATCTCCATGGGGATGCCCTCGGCGAAATCGAAAGGCGCTACGGAGCAGACGTCGGTCGCCAGGATGACAAGACGCAGCGACCCCTCACGCCAGCCCACGCCGCCCAGCGAACCGTCTCCGACGCCGACATAGCTGTCCCATCCGGGCACGTCCCCGCTCGGACCCGGCGCCGTTTGCGTGGCGGCCGCGCCCGCCGGACCCGAGTCCAGGATGCTCGCGTTGCCGTTGCCGTCGAAACCGTCACCCATCGCGACCTGATACAAAGCCTCTCCCGCCGAGGATTCGGGGCCGTCGCCGCCGAATCCTGGCGCCGTCGCGTTCAGCGCATTGCCGATCAGTGTCGAAAAATCCGCCCGCGATGTCTGGATAATCGCCTGGTTGAGTATGAACGGCCGACTGAGGTTCGTGTCCCCATCGAAGGTGTTGCCCGGGCCGCCGTAGTCCTCAAACCGACCGATGCCGAAGGCCAGGTCCACTCCGGGCAGTGCCGTCTCCAGGTCCGTGACGATCCCCCCGAACAGATCGACGACCATGGGAATCTCGTCCTCGAAGCTGCTCGTGTCGTCAAAGAGCAGGAAGACGTCAACCTTGTCAAATACCGCACCCGGCGGCAGTTTGATGCACGCCTCGACCGACTCCGAGCCACCGAGACAGACCGGACCGTTCGCCAGAACGATTTCCGTCACGGCCGTCTCGCATGTGTCGGTTTCCTCCCTGCAGATGGGCAACGGCTCCACGCAAGGATCGCCCGTCGACCGACACCCTACGGCCGGGACGCATACTTCGTCACCATTGCAGAACAGTCCGTCATCGGGACAGGCGCTGTCATCCGGCTCGAACGTGCAAATTGAATCCACGCAGCGATTGATCGTGCAGTCCACGCTGTCGTCGCAATCGGCATCGACCTCGCACGGCAGCGCGCCGAGCAAGGGTCGATTGAACGACTCGGGACCTGGATTAAAGGGAACGTCCGCAGCTTCAGGTTGGCCGGGATGAGTGACAGCCTTGTGTCCCCGTACCCCGACATCGCTTCGCGGCGCGGCAAGAGCCGTCGTCACGCTCAGACCGCCCGCGATTGCCCAGACGAACATATTCCGGCCTAGTACATGCAGGTACCGCATCGCAGTACTCCCGAATTCTCATTTCCGGCGGTAAACCCTTCCGCGCAACGTCGCCACACGGCACTTCGCGCGACCACCGCTGATTGTCCCATAATGTCTCGTCTCGCGCAACCCTTGCCACGTACCCCGACGCCGCGAGGCACAGGCACGATCGTCATCGTTCAAGACAGCCTCGCTGCAATCTCTGCGCGTTCTCCCCGGAGGCGGATGAAATGATGAATGCCCAAGTCGTCCGATATCCCAATATAATGATCGCATTTTCGCCGGGAAACGTCAATAGAGGGAAGTCTTATAGGGCGTCAGGATGAGGAAATCGGCAGTTTTGAGACGCGGATACCCGCCCCTCAATCGCCGGTCGTGGCCGGCTCGGGAGTCTGGGTAAATCCCGCTGGCGGCTCGGTAGCTGGTGTCGAAAGCGGAACGTCGGGCGACCGCGATGCCGGTGCCGGCGCGGCCTTCCGGCCCTCGAGAATCTGAACGATCAGGAGCAGAAGCATGATCGCAACGGCGGAAAGGACCGCGACAACCCAGAATGTTGGCGCAAAACCCAGCGATTGCCTTCGTTTCGATCGACCGGTATCAGAACTTGACCCGAGCTCTTCCTGCGGAGACGGCGACTCGTCCAAAGCCGCCCTAAGCCCCTGCAAGTGTCCTGTTTCTCCTGCAATCGCCCCGGGCGAACGGGCCTGGCCACCCGGCGTGGATCGCACGGCCGTGGGGACACCCTGAAACTCCCATTTGGGTTGCTCGAAAAGCAGGTACGCCCGGCAGTTCCGGCAATAGGTGTCCCCTGGCGAGACGCTGTCGTGGCACTTCCAGCAGCGGTTAAAGTAACGACTGAGGCCCGGTGTCTCGACGGCGAAGCGCCATTGATGATCCGTCGCCGGACCCCGGACAATGGATGTCTCCGAAATGAGCCCCCGGCGGATCTGCCGCACGATCCTCTCCAGCGAAACGCCGGGGAATGGCCGCACGTGCTCCAGAACATACCAGGGGCCGGCGTGCGCCCGCATTCGATCCAACATCTCCGGACGCAGGTCCTGGCCGCAATGTTCGCACGTCGTGCTGCCCCGGCGTACCAACTGCCCGCACGTGACGCAGGGCACGGCACCCCCGTGCCACGCCTCGTGAACGTGTTCACTGAGCGGTCCGAACCCCGCCCGCGCGGCGATTTCCAGCGGGTGATTGCCCGGCGGAAGATTGCCGGCAAACGTTAGATCGTCGCCGGCGATATGGGCGTCCGGGGATGTGTCAGGCGAACTCAAAGCGCAACTCCTGTGCGACAACGCCTCATTCTAGGGGGTTTCGGAATGTCAGAACAAACCGCGGGACCCGCAACGGCGTTTCGAGAATGCTGTCCAACAAGCGTCCATCCGAGTATCCTCTCCTCGCGAAAGGCCAGTTTTCTGCATCGGAAACGCCGTTTCCGGGCACGCGCGACAACGGACGGTGAAATGCATGGCAGAGGGCGTCAAAACAGATAAGAAACCAGGAAGGTACGACTTCAAGGCCATCGAGGACCGATGGCAGGCGTACTGGGCGGAAAACGAGGTGTTCCGCACACCGAACCCGGGTGAAGCCGGTGCGGATATATCCCGGCCCAAGTTCTACATCCTGGACATGTTTCCCTATCCCTCCGGCGCCGGACTGCACGTCGGACATCCCCTGGGCTATTGCGCCACGGACATTGTCTCCCGCTACAAGCGGATGCGAGGTTTCAACGTCCTCCATCCGATGGGTTTCGACTCCTTCGGATTGCCGGCCGAGCAGTACGCCATCGAACACAACGTCCACCCGGCGGTTACCACGCGCAACAATATCGAGATGTACCGCCGCCAGCTCAAGATGTTCGGGTTCTCGTACGACTGGAACCGCGAGCTCGCGACCTCCGATCCGCAGTACTACAAGTTCACGCAGTGGTGCTTCGCACGGATGTTCGAGAGCTGGTACGACGAAGCCTTCGCGTGGACCGACCCGCAGGGAAAGCCAGCGAAAGGCAAAGCCCGACCCATTGCCGAACTGATCGCCGAATTCGAGAAGGGCAACTGGGGCGTCGACGTCGAACTCAACATTGTGCGCACCCCGGCACCAGGACGGCGCGAATGGTCACAGCTCAGTGAGACCGACCGGCGACAGGCCATCAACCATCAGCGACTGGCCTACGTCGACGAGATCCCCGTCAACTGGTGCCCCGCACTCGGCACCGTGCTGGCCAACGAGGAGGTGGACAACGAAGGTCGTAGCGAACGCGGCGGCCACCCGGTGTTCCGCCGGCCGCTGCGCCAGTGGATGCTCCGCATCACGAAATACGCGGAGCGCCTCCTCTCCGACATCGACGAGCTGGACTGGCCTGAACCCATCAAGCTCATGCAGCGCAACTGGGTCGGCCGCAGCGTCGGCGCCGAGGTCGTCTTCCCGCGGGCGGACAAATGGTCGATCCAAAATAACCGGTGGCGCTCCACCGATCCGACGGTCGACGTGCCCCAGCAGCTTTCGTACACGAACTTCCCCCACGCCATCCGCGTCTACACGACCCGGCCGGATACGCTCTTCGGCGCGACCTACATGGTGCTGGCGCCGGAGCATGAACTGGTGGCCGAATTGACCACGCCGGACCGCAAGGCGGAAGTCGAGGCCTATGTCGCCCGGGCACGGAACCGATCCGACCTGGAGCGAACCGCCGAATCCAAGGAGAAGACGGGCGTCTTCACGGGCGGTTACGCCATCAATCCGGTGAACGGCTGGAAGATCCCGGTGTGGGTCGCGGACTACGTGCTCATGGGTTACGGCACGGGCGCCATCATGGCTGTACCCGCGGGCGACACGCGCGACTTCGAATTCGCCAAGAAGTTCGACCTGCCGATCGTCCCGGTGGTTCGCCCGCCGGATGAATGGCTGCGCGAGCAGCTCTACCGCGGCGCGTTCGACCACGAATTCGCCGAAGCCAAGGGGCGCGGCGAGGCGATCAAGCGCCTGATGAGCTCTGCCATCTCCACGGCCGGCCTCGTCGGCGGCGTCACCGCTCAGAATGCCACGGCCGTGCTCGACGGCGACGACGGCTGGATTCGGCAGGTGCTGCATCCCCTGCACGAGGAGGAACCCGGCGTCTTTGCCGAGTCCTTCACCGGCGAGGGCGAAGCCATCAACTCACCCGGCAAGGACACGGACAAGAACATCCCCGGCGGCGTGTGCCGGCTCAATGGCACTCCCACCGCGCAGGCCAAGCAGCGCATCACGCAATGGCTGGAATCCGCGGGCGTGGGTCGCGGCGCGGTCAATTACAAGCTGCGCGACTGGGTCTTCAGCCGCCAGAAATATTGGGGCGAGCCCTTCCCCGTGTTGCACGGCGAAGACGGAGAGACGATCGCCGTGCCGGATGACGAGCTTCCCGTCGAGCTTCCGCCGATGGAGGACTTCAAGCCGACACCGGTCGCGGAAGACGACCCGCACAGCCTGATTCCCGAACCGCCGCTCGCCCGCGCGAAGGAGTGGGTGCGGGTGGATCGCAATGGGAAGCGCTACCGCCGCGACGTGAACACCATGCCGCAGTGGGCGGGTTCGTGCTGGTATTACTTGCGATTCATAGACCCGTGGAACGAAAGCAAGTTCTGCGATCCGCAGGCCGAGCATTACTGGATGCCCGTCGATCTCTACGTGGGCGGCGCGGAGCACGCGGTGCTTCACCTGCTCTACGCCCGCTTCTGGCATAAGGTCCTGTTCGACCTGGGCCACGTCTCCACGCGCGAGCCGTTCCAGAAGCTGTTCAACCAGGGCATGATCCAGGGCTTCGCTTTCCGCGACGCGCGCGGGCTCAACCGGCGCCCCGACGAAGTGCAGGAAAGCGGTGAGGACCGGTTCGTGCTCAAGGGAACGGGCGAGTCGGTCACGCGGGTCATCGCCAAGATGAGCAAGTCGCTCAAGAACGTAGTCAACCCCGACGAGATCATCGCCGAGTACGGCGCGGACACGTTCCGCATGTACGAGATGTATATGGGTCCGCTGGACGCAGCCAAGCCGTGGAACACACGCGACGTGCCCGGCCTGTTCAAACTCTGCCAGCGCATCTGGCGCCTCGTCGTCGATGAGAGCACGGGGAACCTGTCGCCGACCCTGACCGATGAGGCTCCCGGCACCGACATCCTGCGCGTGCTGCACCAGACGATCCAGCGCGTGACCGAGGACATCGAGGCGCTGAAGTTTAACACGGCCATCGCGGCGCTGTTCGACTTCGTCAACATGATGACGCCGTTGGACAAACGCCCGCGGGCGGCGATCGAACCGTTCGTACTGCTGGTATCACCGTTTGCACCGCACCTAGCGGAAGAACTCTGGAATCGGCTGGGGCACGACAAAACGCTGGCTTTCGAGCCTTGGCCGGCGTTCGATGCGGAATTGGCCCGCGAAACGCAGATCGAAATAGCCGTACAGATCAGCGGGAAGGTCAAGGCGCGGATCATGGTCCCGGCCGATGCGGACGAGACGGCGATGCGCGAAACCGCCCTGGCGGATGCGAAAGTAAAATCAGGGCTGGAGGGCAAGACGGTTCGCAAGGTGATCGTCATCCCCGGGCGGCTGGTAAACATCGTGGCGAATTAGCGCCGGCGCGTAACCGCGAGTGCGGCGCGCCCCGGGATTCACCGCTCGACATTGCATGTTGAGCATTCTTATCGATAGCCGCGCGCAATGGAACGCACGCGGCGCGCGTCGTTGTTTGCCAACTGCGGCTGAAGTAGGATCACGGGAACGCGTCCGCTATTCCAGGCATAAATCGACGCGACGGGAACACTCATGGCCGATGAAGCCGAACTTCGTTCTCAGCGAATCCGCAAGCGGGACGCCCTGCGCGCCATCGGCGTCGATCCCTACGGCTGGCGTTACGACGGCGTCACCGCCACGGCATCCGTCCGCAAGCAGGCCGACAGCCTGCACATCGCCGACGGCGAACGTACCGATCTCCGCGTGCGCGTCGCGGGGCGCATCGTGCTGCTCCGCGTCATGGGCAAGTTGGCGTTCCTGACCATTCAGGACGAATCCGGGCGCATCCAGATCGGCGTGAGCAAGGCCGAAGTCGGCGAGGCCGGCTGGGAGGTGCTCAAGCAGCTCGATCTCGGTGATGTCCTCGGCGCGGACGGCACGTTAGGTCGAACCAAAACCAGCGAGCTGACCGTCTGGGCGGACCAGCTCAAGCTGCTCTGCAAGGCGGTCCTGCCACCGCCGGAGAAATGGCACGGACTCACCGATGTCGACCTCCGCTACCGCCGCCGCTATGTGGACCTGTTCGCCAATCCGCCGGTGCGCGAGGTCTTCAAGCAGCGCAGTGCGATCATCCAGGCCGTACGCTCGTATCTGCTCGACTGCGGTTATTGCGAAGTCGAGACGCCGGTGCTCCAGCCGATTTACGGCGGCGCGGCCGCGCGACCCTTCACCACGCATCACAACACGCTCGATATCGACCTGTTCCTCCGCATCAGTCCCGAGCTGTACCTCAAGCGGCTGCTGGTCGGTGGAATCGACCGCGTGTTCGAGATCGCCCGCAATTTCCGCAACGAAGGCATCAGCACGCGGCACAATCCCGAATTCACCATGATCGAGCTTTATGAGGCCTACGCCGACTACGAGGTAATGATGGAGCGGGTCGAGGGAATGGTCTCGGCGGCGTTTGCCGCGGCGACGAAAACGGGCGTCCCGGCGCGGCTGGCGGCAATCGAGGCCGAGATCGAGCGCCTTCGCGCATCCGATCGCGCGGCCGAGGCGGAGGAATTCGCCCAGAGGGAGCACGTCGAGGCCTATCGGGAAGCGGCGGCGGGAATTGCCACCGGGCGACTCACGGGCGTGTATCACGGAAAGTTGCTGGATTTCACTCCGCCCTGGCCGCGACGGTGCTACGATGACCTGCTGGAGGAATACGCCGGCGTGCGGATGAAAGACGCCGCCGCGGTTCGAGCCAAGGCGACGGCGCTGGAGATCGCAACGGCCGGGAAGGACGACGCGGTCATTGCCAACGAGGTGTTCGAGGCCACGGTGGAGCACCACCTGATTCAGCCGACGTTCGTCAAGGATTACCCGGCGGCGATCTGCCCGCTCACGCGACGGCATCCGCAGGACGACTCGATCGCTCTGCGCTTCGAGGCCTTCGCCGCGGCGATGGAACTCGGCAACGCATATTCAGAGCTGAACGACCCCGACGTGCAGCGGGCGAATCTCTCACGAACCGTGGCCGGCGAGGGCGATGAAACCATGGCCGTCATGGACGAGGATTTTATCACGGCGCTGGAATACGGCATGCCCCCCGCGGGTGGTCTGGGCGTGGGCATCGACCGTCTGGTCATGCTCCTGACCGATTCGCCGAGTATTCGGGATGTGATCCTGTTCCCGCTCCAGCGTCCGGGGGGAGGGGGCTGAATCGACGGCGAGGCGTTGCCGTGCGGCGCGGTTCCGCAGCCGCAGTCTGTTCGGTGTGCAGTGACGCCTGTTTTCTGAAAGCAAACCGCCTGGATCCCAAGCAGTCCCAGACCAGCAGGGTCGTGATCGTCGGCGCGCAGCGTGCCCGCAGTGGGCCCGCTTTGCAATCTCCTGCCCGACTGTCTGGAAATTGTTCCCTCGTTCCCAAAAATCCGCAGCGCGTTGCTATGGCAGCGCCATGGTGAATTGGAGCTGAAGCGTAGCCCAGTCTTCCAGATCAACATCCAGGTCGGCGTTCTTGTCATAGACATCGCATGGGACCATCTGCATCGGCGTAATTCCGCCGTCCGGGCCGGCGAGGCAGGCCGCGAACAGATCGAGTTTGGCCACGAAATTCGCCACGAGGTAGCGGTCGTCGCTTACGGTGAATGGGTAGGTGGGGGACGTGCTCACTTGCAGGCCGCCCTCAGTCCAGTTGACGAACGCATAGCCGGGGCTTGGGTCGGCGGTGACGATCACGGGCGTTCCGCTGGCGTAGATACCGTCGCCGGTCGTGCTGCCGCCGTCATCGGGGAAAGCACTGGTGCCGACCGCACGGTCCACGGGAGCACCGTCCGGAATCGTAACGGTGTAGGTCGTCGACACGTGGGAGCCGTCGGTGTCCGAGGCGTCCACGGTAAAGGTGAACACGCCGACGGCGGTGGGCGTGCCGGAGAATACACCGGTAATCTCGTCGAGCAGGGTGCCGTCGGGCAATGACCCGGTCGTGGTAACGAGAAACGGGGCGCCTCCCGGGACCACGACGGTCCGATCGGCGTAGGCGACGCCGAGTTCACCATCGGGAATGTGATCGATCAGGCCCAGTGCGGGAGCGACATCGAAACCCGCCATCTGGGCACCGAAGAATTCACCGACGACTTCTATTGTGGAGAGGTCGACAGTTACGACAACCCATTCGTCAGCCACCGGGTCAAAGTGGTCGTTAAACGTTACATTTCCAACTCCGTGTATGCCGTCGGGGGCGACCTGATCCGCCATGGCCTCGCCCGACTCTGCGTCGATCGGGCCGGTGTATTTGTAGAACTCGTATCTACGGGTGATGACCTCGTCGCCCCCCGGCAGATCCTCCGGTATTCCTTTCAGCTCGCCCTTGGGGTTGTCGGGGTTGGCGAACTCCGTCTGGAGAATGCGCCATTCCGTTTCGACTTCGGCAGGTTCGCCGTTGGCCCAGTTGTGGGCATTGGGGTCGTCGGGGTCGGGGTCCACGAGATCGGTGAGTTCCACCTTGTTGGGGTTGTGCGTCGTCGTCTTGATGTCCTTGACCCAGGTCGCCTCGCCGAACTGAAACACGGGCGGAGCGGGCGGGGGAGGCGGAACGATCGCGGCCTGAACCTGGGCGGGCTGCAAGGGGGCCGGCGGAAAATAGGTGAAGGCCGGCGTCGAGACATAGACCGGCGGTCCGTGGATCAGGTTGCCTGCACCGTCATCGATCAGCCAATTGTATTTCACGGCCGTCGGCGCGGTGTAGTAGCCAACGCCGAAATGCTCGCCTCCGAAGTTGATGGATGGGTTGGTGAACTGGTGCCCGTCGGTCGGCGTTATCGGACCCGATGGAATTGCGGTGAATGCGGACCAGGAGCCGTCAGGATTTCGGATAGCCGCGTAACGAATGAAAACCTTCGGGTGTGCCGGATCGCTATTGTCTTCCGTGATCTTCGGTATTCCGTAGTGGTTGTAGTCGTACGTATAAGTGATGTCCGTGCTGTGAATGTCGTCGAGTTCGATCTCGAATCCGTGTGCCTCGACTCCGGTGTCATTAACGCAGTCGAAGTTGTTGAGGGTTCCATAGGCGGTACTGGCCTCCGCCGACGGGGAAAGGGCGAGCATCATCAAAGGCGAGGCGACGAACAAAAGCGAGACTCGGACAACCGACGACTGCTTTCTCATGACAGAATCCCCCTAAGGCGCCGATTGGTCTCTCGGTTACGTGGAGGTTGGCGCCCACCTGCGCTCCATCGCCGAACGCTGCACCCGGTCTGGCGGTGCAGGGCCCGCGGAGTGCAACGGACTGACGAGATACGGTTGTCACTGAGGACCCTGCGGAACGACCGGCACGAAAGGGCGGCGCGGGTGCCGGAGCTATCGACGCAAACTCAGCCAGCTTGAGGAATGCTCGACAATAATACCGATACTGGAAGTGTCGGGACAGACCACGGCGATGTAACATCATCTACTGCTTGGGTCGTTCACAAGGGGGCGTCGGCTGCGCCCGACTCAGCCAAGCATAGCCCGAAAAATTGACGCGGGGCCGAACGATCTGAAGTGTCAGGTTGGTGCCGGGTATGCGTTGATTCGACGTGGGTCCTCATTACACGGCTCCGTCCCTCAGACCGGTGGGACACCGCCGGGAGGGACCGCGCGGCCAATTCAGCCGATGATCGCGCGCCGGAGCAGGTGGCATGCGGCGGATACCCGGGTCGATGAGGTAGGGTTGACTT is from Phycisphaerae bacterium and encodes:
- a CDS encoding leucine--tRNA ligase, yielding MAEGVKTDKKPGRYDFKAIEDRWQAYWAENEVFRTPNPGEAGADISRPKFYILDMFPYPSGAGLHVGHPLGYCATDIVSRYKRMRGFNVLHPMGFDSFGLPAEQYAIEHNVHPAVTTRNNIEMYRRQLKMFGFSYDWNRELATSDPQYYKFTQWCFARMFESWYDEAFAWTDPQGKPAKGKARPIAELIAEFEKGNWGVDVELNIVRTPAPGRREWSQLSETDRRQAINHQRLAYVDEIPVNWCPALGTVLANEEVDNEGRSERGGHPVFRRPLRQWMLRITKYAERLLSDIDELDWPEPIKLMQRNWVGRSVGAEVVFPRADKWSIQNNRWRSTDPTVDVPQQLSYTNFPHAIRVYTTRPDTLFGATYMVLAPEHELVAELTTPDRKAEVEAYVARARNRSDLERTAESKEKTGVFTGGYAINPVNGWKIPVWVADYVLMGYGTGAIMAVPAGDTRDFEFAKKFDLPIVPVVRPPDEWLREQLYRGAFDHEFAEAKGRGEAIKRLMSSAISTAGLVGGVTAQNATAVLDGDDGWIRQVLHPLHEEEPGVFAESFTGEGEAINSPGKDTDKNIPGGVCRLNGTPTAQAKQRITQWLESAGVGRGAVNYKLRDWVFSRQKYWGEPFPVLHGEDGETIAVPDDELPVELPPMEDFKPTPVAEDDPHSLIPEPPLARAKEWVRVDRNGKRYRRDVNTMPQWAGSCWYYLRFIDPWNESKFCDPQAEHYWMPVDLYVGGAEHAVLHLLYARFWHKVLFDLGHVSTREPFQKLFNQGMIQGFAFRDARGLNRRPDEVQESGEDRFVLKGTGESVTRVIAKMSKSLKNVVNPDEIIAEYGADTFRMYEMYMGPLDAAKPWNTRDVPGLFKLCQRIWRLVVDESTGNLSPTLTDEAPGTDILRVLHQTIQRVTEDIEALKFNTAIAALFDFVNMMTPLDKRPRAAIEPFVLLVSPFAPHLAEELWNRLGHDKTLAFEPWPAFDAELARETQIEIAVQISGKVKARIMVPADADETAMRETALADAKVKSGLEGKTVRKVIVIPGRLVNIVAN
- the lysS gene encoding lysine--tRNA ligase, translating into MADEAELRSQRIRKRDALRAIGVDPYGWRYDGVTATASVRKQADSLHIADGERTDLRVRVAGRIVLLRVMGKLAFLTIQDESGRIQIGVSKAEVGEAGWEVLKQLDLGDVLGADGTLGRTKTSELTVWADQLKLLCKAVLPPPEKWHGLTDVDLRYRRRYVDLFANPPVREVFKQRSAIIQAVRSYLLDCGYCEVETPVLQPIYGGAAARPFTTHHNTLDIDLFLRISPELYLKRLLVGGIDRVFEIARNFRNEGISTRHNPEFTMIELYEAYADYEVMMERVEGMVSAAFAAATKTGVPARLAAIEAEIERLRASDRAAEAEEFAQREHVEAYREAAAGIATGRLTGVYHGKLLDFTPPWPRRCYDDLLEEYAGVRMKDAAAVRAKATALEIATAGKDDAVIANEVFEATVEHHLIQPTFVKDYPAAICPLTRRHPQDDSIALRFEAFAAAMELGNAYSELNDPDVQRANLSRTVAGEGDETMAVMDEDFITALEYGMPPAGGLGVGIDRLVMLLTDSPSIRDVILFPLQRPGGGG
- a CDS encoding zinc ribbon domain-containing protein, with amino-acid sequence MSSPDTSPDAHIAGDDLTFAGNLPPGNHPLEIAARAGFGPLSEHVHEAWHGGAVPCVTCGQLVRRGSTTCEHCGQDLRPEMLDRMRAHAGPWYVLEHVRPFPGVSLERIVRQIRRGLISETSIVRGPATDHQWRFAVETPGLSRYFNRCWKCHDSVSPGDTYCRNCRAYLLFEQPKWEFQGVPTAVRSTPGGQARSPGAIAGETGHLQGLRAALDESPSPQEELGSSSDTGRSKRRQSLGFAPTFWVVAVLSAVAIMLLLLIVQILEGRKAAPAPASRSPDVPLSTPATEPPAGFTQTPEPATTGD
- a CDS encoding putative Ig domain-containing protein; this encodes MRKQSSVVRVSLLFVASPLMMLALSPSAEASTAYGTLNNFDCVNDTGVEAHGFEIELDDIHSTDITYTYDYNHYGIPKITEDNSDPAHPKVFIRYAAIRNPDGSWSAFTAIPSGPITPTDGHQFTNPSINFGGEHFGVGYYTAPTAVKYNWLIDDGAGNLIHGPPVYVSTPAFTYFPPAPLQPAQVQAAIVPPPPPAPPVFQFGEATWVKDIKTTTHNPNKVELTDLVDPDPDDPNAHNWANGEPAEVETEWRILQTEFANPDNPKGELKGIPEDLPGGDEVITRRYEFYKYTGPIDAESGEAMADQVAPDGIHGVGNVTFNDHFDPVADEWVVVTVDLSTIEVVGEFFGAQMAGFDVAPALGLIDHIPDGELGVAYADRTVVVPGGAPFLVTTTGSLPDGTLLDEITGVFSGTPTAVGVFTFTVDASDTDGSHVSTTYTVTIPDGAPVDRAVGTSAFPDDGGSTTGDGIYASGTPVIVTADPSPGYAFVNWTEGGLQVSTSPTYPFTVSDDRYLVANFVAKLDLFAACLAGPDGGITPMQMVPCDVYDKNADLDVDLEDWATLQLQFTMALP
- a CDS encoding CAP domain-containing protein, whose translation is MALVGACVPLSIPSGAPDPAGGDIDTTDPTDPPDTQGGSVDADVPDIAYCDGVADWEPDFATFEEEVLSLVNERRAAGADCGSAGTFEPAAPLTMNAALRCAARLHSLDMATRGFFDHTNPDGDGPAERIAPTGYQPRTWGENIAYGYATPEQVVAGWMGSDGHCANIMRSSFTEIGVGYEPGQHWTQVFGAR